In Streptomyces sp. NBC_01426, one genomic interval encodes:
- a CDS encoding CBS domain-containing protein: MIARDLAEPYPHVMTDDQALDAVRLVAEHDMAALLVLDRDGTPYAVVPGSQLVRQLVPEYVMEDPLLAAVIDDQHADSLTEALTGKTVAQWIPARSFKPAFVGPEAGALQIAALMARTHVPLVAVIDRDDDGRRLVGVVSAASLMRHLLDVGGQG; the protein is encoded by the coding sequence ATGATCGCCCGTGATCTCGCCGAGCCCTACCCGCATGTGATGACCGATGACCAGGCCCTGGACGCCGTGCGCCTGGTCGCCGAACACGACATGGCCGCGCTCCTGGTCCTGGACCGGGACGGCACCCCGTACGCGGTCGTCCCCGGATCGCAGCTGGTGCGGCAGCTGGTGCCCGAGTACGTCATGGAGGATCCGCTGCTGGCCGCGGTCATCGACGACCAGCACGCCGACTCCCTCACCGAGGCCCTGACCGGGAAGACCGTCGCCCAGTGGATCCCGGCGCGTTCCTTCAAGCCCGCCTTCGTCGGGCCCGAGGCCGGGGCGCTGCAGATCGCCGCTCTCATGGCACGTACCCACGTACCGCTGGTCGCCGTCATCGACCGCGACGACGACGGGCGCCGGCTGGTGGGTGTGGTCTCGGCCGCCTCTCTGATGCGTCACCTCCTGGACGTGGGGGGTCAGGGGTGA